A stretch of DNA from Pontiella agarivorans:
GAGGGCGGGCTTCGGGCTATTTTGAACTTCGGACACACGGTGGGTCATGCCATTGAAAAGGTGGCGGGTTACGGCGAATATGTGCATGGTGAAGCGGTGGCGATCGGGTCGGTTTATGCGGCACGCGCTTCGGTGGAATTGTCCGGGCTTCCGCAGGCTGATGCGGACCGCATTGAAAAGCTTTTTATTGATCTGAATCTGCCGGTTCGCGCACCGGGGCTGGAGTGGGCCAAATTGCGTGCGGCGCTGGCGGTCGATAAAAAGACGATTGGCGGCATGCCTAAATTTGTGCTGGCTTCCGAAATCGGAACTGTGACCTTTGGCAATGAAGTGCCGGAAGAGCTGATGGAACGAATCTGGAATGAAATGGGCTAATGCAGGAGCGCCTCGCCTATATTACCTTGAATATGATCGAAGGGCTGGGGCCGGTAAGTGTCCGGCGCCTTATCGATTGTCTGGGGTCGCCGCGGGCGATTCTGGAAGCCGACCGTGAGGAGCTGATGAAGGCGCGGGGGGTGGGCGAAAAGCTGGCTTTGAAAATTATTACCCAACGCGATTCGATTGATGCCGAGGCCGAAATTGATCGGGCGGCGGCGTTGGGGGCGCAGATTATCACTCCGATGGATAAGGGGTATCCGGAAGCGCTGAAAGCGATTCATGATCCGCCGCTGGCTCTTTATATGAAGGGTGATTTGGTTCCGGAGGATGGAAAAGCTCTGGCGATTGTCGGTTCGCGCTCAACGTCGCAGTATGGACTGAAAGCGGCAGATCGCTTTGCTTTTCAGTTGGGGCAGACCGGATTTACGGTGGTCAGCGGTTTGGCACGGGGTACGGATACCGCCGCGCACCGTGGTGCATTGAAAAGCAGCGGGCGGACGGTTGCGGTGCTGGGCGGCGCAATTGACCGGCTTTATCCGCCGGAAAATGCGGAGCTGGCCGAGCAGATTGCAAAACAGGGTGCAGTGATTTCGGAATATCCGCTGGGGCGCCAGGCCGACCGCATGACGTTTCCGTACCGGAACCGGATTATCAGCGGACTGAGCATGGGCGTGCTGTTGATTGAGTCGGATGTCAAAGGCGGTTCGATGCATACGGCCGATGCGGCGACGGAGCAGGGGCGTACGGTTTTTGCGTTGCCGGGGCGGATTGATACGCCGGGTGCAAAAGGTCCGCATCTTTTAATTAAGAACGGAGCCAAGCTGGTCCAGTCGCTGGATGATATTTTAGAGGAATATGAACTGCTGCTTCCGGCGGAGGAGCTGGAGATGCCGGCGTCGGCCACTGCGGCGAGGCCGGATGTTCCGCTGACAGAGCAGGAAAGCAAAGTGGTGGAAGCCCTTTGGCAGGAACCGCTGGATGT
This window harbors:
- the dprA gene encoding DNA-processing protein DprA, which encodes MQERLAYITLNMIEGLGPVSVRRLIDCLGSPRAILEADREELMKARGVGEKLALKIITQRDSIDAEAEIDRAAALGAQIITPMDKGYPEALKAIHDPPLALYMKGDLVPEDGKALAIVGSRSTSQYGLKAADRFAFQLGQTGFTVVSGLARGTDTAAHRGALKSSGRTVAVLGGAIDRLYPPENAELAEQIAKQGAVISEYPLGRQADRMTFPYRNRIISGLSMGVLLIESDVKGGSMHTADAATEQGRTVFALPGRIDTPGAKGPHLLIKNGAKLVQSLDDILEEYELLLPAEELEMPASATAARPDVPLTEQESKVVEALWQEPLDVDALARRIGMASHELSGLLLGLEMKRVIKTLPGKVVELSDDLRTGFR